One Scophthalmus maximus strain ysfricsl-2021 chromosome 9, ASM2237912v1, whole genome shotgun sequence genomic region harbors:
- the LOC124850525 gene encoding uncharacterized protein LOC124850525 isoform X7 encodes MKPTGTALYTTQNMQRRRRVNPKEDATFYITAGRDKVALDIKYINAIKGRGIFTSAPFEKGDFLVEYRGELITKQECERRQRVYHDHLKVFMFEFHFNGKLWCVDASTEDGSFGRVVNDDHLNPNARMKYFTVKGKPHLCLFAVRDIGPGEEITYNYGDSNWPWRCKNPGKSLETIHGEGPPTSKPCTSEKDVDEDTSQRGCEATNCPSSSEDVEEMMAEGSPNLLAASSMNLPSPVLDPLGKVEKYVDEDTSQRGCEATNCPSSSEDVEEMMAEGSPNKLAAIYWNLPSPVLGPLGKIEKLTTETNQNQLTSPNETDTVFNSEKCCKHRLVCTTVSSLDRCVQCVGPVSAFKWLGYRCRVCSGVWHKSCLRQITTDYIQDPSQQQKFPRSSGDELLSDEDDLPHSELNQILDDDDYVSDMDYVPNSDSHDDDDDYSDASIHLMPRLLKATQIQEKVVKPDVGTSDASDTNILVVPSTSKHPPLEDPMEVASDSGNSIKDSSRDPEGKGELHEQDLPHLIFSKKNYCYICGKPQSKISRHLRTHKTHAEVVRAFSLPEDSKERKTILEKMRNKGNFQHNTEVLQGGTGPVKVKRKPKAKSQPGKFIHCMHCQGMYIRKELWRHVRRCPFKPENQDLDKEPGRTKVLALAAAHESAFSQQISSGVWKLLGVMKQDEIASIVRNDLSIIQFAQSLYNKHGQDPTKHEYLRQKLREVGRLLLCLRTDFSVQNLEEAVKPANFQRVVQAVKKVAGFDEEKASYLTPSLALKLGHALQKICDIVHCRALMAEDQELIRSTEIFKKLQMSKWSELVSHRALNTLSDAKYNKPSTLPFTEDVQTLHRYLDKSAESSFCNLKETATTQNYAQLAKVTLAQIIVFNRRRAGEVSKMRLKSFHERDNTKLHDDVAMGLSKTEKRLCNYFSRIEIMGKRGRKVAVLLTPRMVDALSLLVSNRAECDVCATNVFLFARPKSMSYYRGQDCLRVHASQCGAKHPEYLRSTHLRKHVATLSQVLNLKNNELDQVADFLGHDIRVHRDFYRLPVPTTQLAKISKLLLSMEKGDLSSMQGRSLDEIEIEEEIAVSDAEAKDRESEPESDEAGCGTSKPVDDADSTFTAAEMVSAVSSTVIKTAPPSEGKVDHREAGARRLCPKRVWIKAEVAAVMRYFSKQIKEGKLATKAECSHCKEVEGPVLAERTVQNIRDFVRNRGRAAKRQQQKL; translated from the exons ATGAAGCCTACTGGGACAGCGCTGTACACGACG CAAAacatgcagaggagaagacgtGTTAACCCAAAGGAAGATGCAACATTTTATATTACTGCTGGAAGGGACAAAGTGGCACTTGACATCAAATACATCAATGCCATCAAAG GTCGTGGTATCTTCACCTCTGCTCCATTTGAAAAAGGAGACTTTCTGGTGGAATACAGAGGTGAACTGATAACCAAGCAAGAatgtgagaggagacagagagtctACCATGACCACCTCAAAGTCTTTATGTTTGAGTTCCATTTCAATGGAAAACTGTGGTG tgTTGATGCATCGACTGAGGATGGGTCATTTGGAAGAGTGGTAAATGATGACCATTTAAACCCTAATGCCAGGATGAAGTACTTTACCGTAAAAGGGAAGCCCCATCTGTGCTTATTTGCAGTAAGAGACATAGGTCCAGGAGAGGAGATCACCTACAATTATGGTGACTCAAACTGGCCATGGAGATGCAAG AATCCTGGCAAGTCTTTGGAGACGATACATGGTGAGGGACCACCCACATCAAAGCCTTGTACAAGTGAAAAA GATGTTGACGAGGACACGTCTCAGAGGGGTTGTGAAGCCACAAATTGCCCTTCGtcaagtgaagatgttgaagag ATGATGGCTGAGGGCAGCCCGAACTTGCTGGCTGCGAGTTCCATGAATCTGCCAAGTCCAGTTCTGGATCCACTTGGCAAGGTTGAAAAG taTGTTGACGAGGACACGTCTCAGAGGGGTTGTGAAGCCACAAATTGCCCTTCGtcaagtgaagatgttgaagag ATGATGGCTGAGGGCAGCCCGAACAAGCTGGCTGCGATTTACTGGAATCTGCCAAGTCCAGTTCTGGGTCCACTTGGCAAGATTGAAAAG TTGACCACTGAGACTAACCAAAATCAGCTCACGAGTCCAAATGAGACTGATACAGTTTTCAACAGTGAAAAG TGTTGCAAACATCGCCTGGTGTGCACAACAGTCTCCTCTTTGGACAGATGCGTTCAGTGTGTGGGACCAGTATCTGCCTTCAAGTGGCTTGGCTATCGCTGCAGAG TTTGTTCCGGGGTCTGGCATAAATCCTGCCTCAGACAAATAACAACTGATTACATCCAAGACCCATCACAG CAGCAAAAGTTCCCTAGGTCTTCTGGGGATGAACTGCTTTCAGATGAAGACGACCTTCCACATTCAGAACTGAACCAAAtattggatgatgatgattacgtATCCGATATGGACTACGTACCCAACTCAGACTCacacgatgatgacgatgactaTTCAGATGCAAGCATACACTTGATGCCAAGACTGTTGAAAGCTACACAAATTCAAGAGAAAGTGGTAAAACCCGATGTTGGAACATCTGATgcctcagacacaaacatcctAGTTGTGCCCAGCACTTCAAAACATCCACCTCTTGAAGATCCCATGGAAGTCGCATCTGATTCAGGAAATTCCATCAAAGACTCATCAAGGGATCCAGAGGGTAAAGGTGAACTTCATGAACAAGACTTGCCACATCTcatttttagtaaaaaaaattactgttaCATTTGTGGTAAGCCACAAAGCAAGATCTCCCGCCATTTGagaacacacaagacacatgcTGAAGTTGTACGTGCATTTTCCCTTCCAGAAGACTCAAAAGAGCGCAAGACAATATTAGAAAAAATGAGGAATAAGGGAAATtttcaacacaacactgaaGTTTTACAAGGTGGAACAGGACCAGTCAAAGTGAAAAGGAAACCAAAAGCTAAATCACAACCAGGAAAGTTCATTCACTGTATGCACTGTCAAGGGATGTACATTCGTAAGGAGCTTTGGAGACATGTCCGCAGATGCCCCTTTAAGCCAGAAAACCAAGATTTGGATAAAGAACCTGGGAGAACTAAAGTGCTGGCTTTGGCTGCAGCTCACGAGTCTGCATTCTCTCAGCAGATCTCAAGTGGAGTGTGGAAGCTCCTTGGTGTCATGAAACAGGATGAGATTGCCTCCATTGTGCGAAATGACCTATCTATTATTCAGTTTGCCCAGTCGCTCTACAACAAACACGGACAAGACCCTACAAAACATGAGTACCTGCGACAGAAGCTGCGTGAAGTGGGGCGTTTGTTGTTATGTCTGCGCACAGATTTCTCAGTACAAAACTTAGAGGAAGCTGTTAAACCTGCTAACTTCCAGAGAGTTGTGCAAGCAGTAAAGAAAGTTGCAggttttgatgaagaaaaagccTCATACCTTACACCAAGCCTTGCGCTGAAACTGGGACATGCACTACAGAAAATCTGTGACATTGTTCATTGTAGGGCACTCATGGCAGAAGATCAAGAACTGATCAGGTCCACTGAAATATTCAAGAAGTTGCAAATGTCCAAGTGGTCTGAGTTGGTGTCTCATAGAGCCCTGAACACACTGAGTGATGCAAAATACAACAAGCCATCAACATTGCCCTTCACAGAAGATGTTCAGACCCTTCATCGCTACcttgacaaatctgcagaaagtTCATTTTGCAACTTGAAGGAGACAGCTACCACTCAGAACTATGCTCAACTTGCAAAAGTCACTCTTGCACAAATCATTGTGTTCAATCGAAGACGTGCTGGGGAGGTTTCAAAAATGCGTCTCAAAAGTTTTCAtgaaagagacaacacaaagCTCCATGACGATGTGGCCATGGGTTTGTCAAAGACTGAGAAGAGACTCTGCAACTATTTTAGCCGAATCGAAATAATGggaaaaagaggcagaaaggTTGCAGTTCTGCTCACACCAAGAATGGTTGATGCCCTGTCACTTCTTGTCAGTAACAGAGCTGAATGTGATGTTTGTGCCacaaatgtcttcctgtttgcaAGACCCAAATCAATGAGCTACTACAGAGGACAGGACTGTTTACGTGTTCATGCAAGTCAGTGTGGAGCAAAGCACCCTGAGTACCTTAGGTCAACACATCTCAGGAAACATGTTGCTACACTCTCGCAGGtccttaatttaaaaaacaatgaacttgATCAGGTTGCAGATTTCTTGGGTCACGACATCCGTGTTCACCGCGATTTCTACAGATTACCAGTTCCCACAACTCAACTGGCCAAGATTTCCAAACTGCTTTTGTCAATGGAAAAAGGAGATCTTTCCAGCATGCAGGGGAGATCACTGGATGAGATTGAAATTGAAG AAGAAATCGCGGTAAGTGATGCTGAGGCCAAGGACAGGGAAAGTGAGCCTGAGAGTGATGAAGCAGGGTGTGGAACCAGCAAACCTGTGGATGATGCAGACTCAACATTCACAGCTGCGGAAATGGTGTCAGCGGTGTCATCCACAGTAATCAAGACTGCCCCTCCATCTGAAG GAAAAGTTGACCATCGCGAAGCTGGGGCCAGAAGATTGTGTCCGAAGAGAGTGTGGATTAAGGCTGAGGTTGCTGCAGTGATGCGCTATTTCAGCAAGcaaataaaagaaggaaaactggCCACCAAAGCTGAGTGCAGTCACTGCAAGGAGGTAGAGGGGCCCGTGTTGGCAGAGAGAACTGTCCAAAATATTAGGGACTTTgtcagaaacagagggagggctGCAAAAAGGCAGcaacaaaaactgtaa
- the LOC124850525 gene encoding uncharacterized protein LOC124850525 isoform X8 has translation MKPTGTALYTTQNMQRRRRVNPKEDATFYITAGRDKVALDIKYINAIKGRGIFTSAPFEKGDFLVEYRGELITKQECERRQRVYHDHLKVFMFEFHFNGKLWCVDASTEDGSFGRVVNDDHLNPNARMKYFTVKGKPHLCLFAVRDIGPGEEITYNYGDSNWPWRCKNPGKSLETIHGEGPPTSKPCTSEKDVDEDTSQRGCEATNCPSSSEDVEEMMAEGSPNKLAAIYWNLPSPVLGPLGKIEKLTTETNQNQLTSPNETDTVFNSEKCCKHRLVCTTVSSLDRCVQCVGPVSAFKWLGYRCRVCSGVWHKSCLRQITTDYIQDPSQQQKFPRSSGDELLSDEDDLPHSELNQILDDDDYVSDMDYVPNSDSHDDDDDYSDASIHLMPRLLKATQIQEKVVKPDVGTSDASDTNILVVPSTSKHPPLEDPMEVASDSGNSIKDSSRDPEGKGELHEQDLPHLIFSKKNYCYICGKPQSKISRHLRTHKTHAEVVRAFSLPEDSKERKTILEKMRNKGNFQHNTEVLQGGTGPVKVKRKPKAKSQPGKFIHCMHCQGMYIRKELWRHVRRCPFKPENQDLDKEPGRTKVLALAAAHESAFSQQISSGVWKLLGVMKQDEIASIVRNDLSIIQFAQSLYNKHGQDPTKHEYLRQKLREVGRLLLCLRTDFSVQNLEEAVKPANFQRVVQAVKKVAGFDEEKASYLTPSLALKLGHALQKICDIVHCRALMAEDQELIRSTEIFKKLQMSKWSELVSHRALNTLSDAKYNKPSTLPFTEDVQTLHRYLDKSAESSFCNLKETATTQNYAQLAKVTLAQIIVFNRRRAGEVSKMRLKSFHERDNTKLHDDVAMGLSKTEKRLCNYFSRIEIMGKRGRKVAVLLTPRMVDALSLLVSNRAECDVCATNVFLFARPKSMSYYRGQDCLRVHASQCGAKHPEYLRSTHLRKHVATLSQVLNLKNNELDQVADFLGHDIRVHRDFYRLPVPTTQLAKISKLLLSMEKGDLSSMQGRSLDEIEIEEEIAVSDAEAKDRESEPESDEAGCGTSKPVDDADSTFTAAEMVSAVSSTVIKTAPPSEGKVDHREAGARRLCPKRVWIKAEVAAVMRYFSKQIKEGKLATKAECSHCKEVEGPVLAERTVQNIRDFVRNRGRAAKRQQQKL, from the exons ATGAAGCCTACTGGGACAGCGCTGTACACGACG CAAAacatgcagaggagaagacgtGTTAACCCAAAGGAAGATGCAACATTTTATATTACTGCTGGAAGGGACAAAGTGGCACTTGACATCAAATACATCAATGCCATCAAAG GTCGTGGTATCTTCACCTCTGCTCCATTTGAAAAAGGAGACTTTCTGGTGGAATACAGAGGTGAACTGATAACCAAGCAAGAatgtgagaggagacagagagtctACCATGACCACCTCAAAGTCTTTATGTTTGAGTTCCATTTCAATGGAAAACTGTGGTG tgTTGATGCATCGACTGAGGATGGGTCATTTGGAAGAGTGGTAAATGATGACCATTTAAACCCTAATGCCAGGATGAAGTACTTTACCGTAAAAGGGAAGCCCCATCTGTGCTTATTTGCAGTAAGAGACATAGGTCCAGGAGAGGAGATCACCTACAATTATGGTGACTCAAACTGGCCATGGAGATGCAAG AATCCTGGCAAGTCTTTGGAGACGATACATGGTGAGGGACCACCCACATCAAAGCCTTGTACAAGTGAAAAA GATGTTGACGAGGACACGTCTCAGAGGGGTTGTGAAGCCACAAATTGCCCTTCGtcaagtgaagatgttgaagag ATGATGGCTGAGGGCAGCCCGAACAAGCTGGCTGCGATTTACTGGAATCTGCCAAGTCCAGTTCTGGGTCCACTTGGCAAGATTGAAAAG TTGACCACTGAGACTAACCAAAATCAGCTCACGAGTCCAAATGAGACTGATACAGTTTTCAACAGTGAAAAG TGTTGCAAACATCGCCTGGTGTGCACAACAGTCTCCTCTTTGGACAGATGCGTTCAGTGTGTGGGACCAGTATCTGCCTTCAAGTGGCTTGGCTATCGCTGCAGAG TTTGTTCCGGGGTCTGGCATAAATCCTGCCTCAGACAAATAACAACTGATTACATCCAAGACCCATCACAG CAGCAAAAGTTCCCTAGGTCTTCTGGGGATGAACTGCTTTCAGATGAAGACGACCTTCCACATTCAGAACTGAACCAAAtattggatgatgatgattacgtATCCGATATGGACTACGTACCCAACTCAGACTCacacgatgatgacgatgactaTTCAGATGCAAGCATACACTTGATGCCAAGACTGTTGAAAGCTACACAAATTCAAGAGAAAGTGGTAAAACCCGATGTTGGAACATCTGATgcctcagacacaaacatcctAGTTGTGCCCAGCACTTCAAAACATCCACCTCTTGAAGATCCCATGGAAGTCGCATCTGATTCAGGAAATTCCATCAAAGACTCATCAAGGGATCCAGAGGGTAAAGGTGAACTTCATGAACAAGACTTGCCACATCTcatttttagtaaaaaaaattactgttaCATTTGTGGTAAGCCACAAAGCAAGATCTCCCGCCATTTGagaacacacaagacacatgcTGAAGTTGTACGTGCATTTTCCCTTCCAGAAGACTCAAAAGAGCGCAAGACAATATTAGAAAAAATGAGGAATAAGGGAAATtttcaacacaacactgaaGTTTTACAAGGTGGAACAGGACCAGTCAAAGTGAAAAGGAAACCAAAAGCTAAATCACAACCAGGAAAGTTCATTCACTGTATGCACTGTCAAGGGATGTACATTCGTAAGGAGCTTTGGAGACATGTCCGCAGATGCCCCTTTAAGCCAGAAAACCAAGATTTGGATAAAGAACCTGGGAGAACTAAAGTGCTGGCTTTGGCTGCAGCTCACGAGTCTGCATTCTCTCAGCAGATCTCAAGTGGAGTGTGGAAGCTCCTTGGTGTCATGAAACAGGATGAGATTGCCTCCATTGTGCGAAATGACCTATCTATTATTCAGTTTGCCCAGTCGCTCTACAACAAACACGGACAAGACCCTACAAAACATGAGTACCTGCGACAGAAGCTGCGTGAAGTGGGGCGTTTGTTGTTATGTCTGCGCACAGATTTCTCAGTACAAAACTTAGAGGAAGCTGTTAAACCTGCTAACTTCCAGAGAGTTGTGCAAGCAGTAAAGAAAGTTGCAggttttgatgaagaaaaagccTCATACCTTACACCAAGCCTTGCGCTGAAACTGGGACATGCACTACAGAAAATCTGTGACATTGTTCATTGTAGGGCACTCATGGCAGAAGATCAAGAACTGATCAGGTCCACTGAAATATTCAAGAAGTTGCAAATGTCCAAGTGGTCTGAGTTGGTGTCTCATAGAGCCCTGAACACACTGAGTGATGCAAAATACAACAAGCCATCAACATTGCCCTTCACAGAAGATGTTCAGACCCTTCATCGCTACcttgacaaatctgcagaaagtTCATTTTGCAACTTGAAGGAGACAGCTACCACTCAGAACTATGCTCAACTTGCAAAAGTCACTCTTGCACAAATCATTGTGTTCAATCGAAGACGTGCTGGGGAGGTTTCAAAAATGCGTCTCAAAAGTTTTCAtgaaagagacaacacaaagCTCCATGACGATGTGGCCATGGGTTTGTCAAAGACTGAGAAGAGACTCTGCAACTATTTTAGCCGAATCGAAATAATGggaaaaagaggcagaaaggTTGCAGTTCTGCTCACACCAAGAATGGTTGATGCCCTGTCACTTCTTGTCAGTAACAGAGCTGAATGTGATGTTTGTGCCacaaatgtcttcctgtttgcaAGACCCAAATCAATGAGCTACTACAGAGGACAGGACTGTTTACGTGTTCATGCAAGTCAGTGTGGAGCAAAGCACCCTGAGTACCTTAGGTCAACACATCTCAGGAAACATGTTGCTACACTCTCGCAGGtccttaatttaaaaaacaatgaacttgATCAGGTTGCAGATTTCTTGGGTCACGACATCCGTGTTCACCGCGATTTCTACAGATTACCAGTTCCCACAACTCAACTGGCCAAGATTTCCAAACTGCTTTTGTCAATGGAAAAAGGAGATCTTTCCAGCATGCAGGGGAGATCACTGGATGAGATTGAAATTGAAG AAGAAATCGCGGTAAGTGATGCTGAGGCCAAGGACAGGGAAAGTGAGCCTGAGAGTGATGAAGCAGGGTGTGGAACCAGCAAACCTGTGGATGATGCAGACTCAACATTCACAGCTGCGGAAATGGTGTCAGCGGTGTCATCCACAGTAATCAAGACTGCCCCTCCATCTGAAG GAAAAGTTGACCATCGCGAAGCTGGGGCCAGAAGATTGTGTCCGAAGAGAGTGTGGATTAAGGCTGAGGTTGCTGCAGTGATGCGCTATTTCAGCAAGcaaataaaagaaggaaaactggCCACCAAAGCTGAGTGCAGTCACTGCAAGGAGGTAGAGGGGCCCGTGTTGGCAGAGAGAACTGTCCAAAATATTAGGGACTTTgtcagaaacagagggagggctGCAAAAAGGCAGcaacaaaaactgtaa
- the LOC124850525 gene encoding uncharacterized protein LOC124850525 isoform X6 produces the protein MKPTGTALYTTQNMQRRRRVNPKEDATFYITAGRDKVALDIKYINAIKGRGIFTSAPFEKGDFLVEYRGELITKQECERRQRVYHDHLKVFMFEFHFNGKLWCVDASTEDGSFGRVVNDDHLNPNARMKYFTVKGKPHLCLFAVRDIGPGEEITYNYGDSNWPWRCKNPGKSLETIHGEGPPTSKPCTSEKYVDEDTSQRGCEATNCPSSSEDVEEMMAEGSPNLLAASSMNLPSPVLDPLGKVEKYVDEDTSQRGCEATNCPSSSEDVEEMMAEGSPNKLAAIYWNLPSPVLGPLGKIEKLTTETNQNQLTSPNETDTVFNSEKCCKHRLVCTTVSSLDRCVQCVGPVSAFKWLGYRCRVCSGVWHKSCLRQITTDYIQDPSQQQKFPRSSGDELLSDEDDLPHSELNQILDDDDYVSDMDYVPNSDSHDDDDDYSDASIHLMPRLLKATQIQEKVVKPDVGTSDASDTNILVVPSTSKHPPLEDPMEVASDSGNSIKDSSRDPEGKGELHEQDLPHLIFSKKNYCYICGKPQSKISRHLRTHKTHAEVVRAFSLPEDSKERKTILEKMRNKGNFQHNTEVLQGGTGPVKVKRKPKAKSQPGKFIHCMHCQGMYIRKELWRHVRRCPFKPENQDLDKEPGRTKVLALAAAHESAFSQQISSGVWKLLGVMKQDEIASIVRNDLSIIQFAQSLYNKHGQDPTKHEYLRQKLREVGRLLLCLRTDFSVQNLEEAVKPANFQRVVQAVKKVAGFDEEKASYLTPSLALKLGHALQKICDIVHCRALMAEDQELIRSTEIFKKLQMSKWSELVSHRALNTLSDAKYNKPSTLPFTEDVQTLHRYLDKSAESSFCNLKETATTQNYAQLAKVTLAQIIVFNRRRAGEVSKMRLKSFHERDNTKLHDDVAMGLSKTEKRLCNYFSRIEIMGKRGRKVAVLLTPRMVDALSLLVSNRAECDVCATNVFLFARPKSMSYYRGQDCLRVHASQCGAKHPEYLRSTHLRKHVATLSQVLNLKNNELDQVADFLGHDIRVHRDFYRLPVPTTQLAKISKLLLSMEKGDLSSMQGRSLDEIEIEEEIAVSDAEAKDRESEPESDEAGCGTSKPVDDADSTFTAAEMVSAVSSTVIKTAPPSEGKVDHREAGARRLCPKRVWIKAEVAAVMRYFSKQIKEGKLATKAECSHCKEVEGPVLAERTVQNIRDFVRNRGRAAKRQQQKL, from the exons ATGAAGCCTACTGGGACAGCGCTGTACACGACG CAAAacatgcagaggagaagacgtGTTAACCCAAAGGAAGATGCAACATTTTATATTACTGCTGGAAGGGACAAAGTGGCACTTGACATCAAATACATCAATGCCATCAAAG GTCGTGGTATCTTCACCTCTGCTCCATTTGAAAAAGGAGACTTTCTGGTGGAATACAGAGGTGAACTGATAACCAAGCAAGAatgtgagaggagacagagagtctACCATGACCACCTCAAAGTCTTTATGTTTGAGTTCCATTTCAATGGAAAACTGTGGTG tgTTGATGCATCGACTGAGGATGGGTCATTTGGAAGAGTGGTAAATGATGACCATTTAAACCCTAATGCCAGGATGAAGTACTTTACCGTAAAAGGGAAGCCCCATCTGTGCTTATTTGCAGTAAGAGACATAGGTCCAGGAGAGGAGATCACCTACAATTATGGTGACTCAAACTGGCCATGGAGATGCAAG AATCCTGGCAAGTCTTTGGAGACGATACATGGTGAGGGACCACCCACATCAAAGCCTTGTACAAGTGAAAAA taTGTTGACGAGGACACGTCTCAGAGGGGTTGTGAAGCCACAAATTGCCCTTCGtcaagtgaagatgttgaagag ATGATGGCTGAGGGCAGCCCGAACTTGCTGGCTGCGAGTTCCATGAATCTGCCAAGTCCAGTTCTGGATCCACTTGGCAAGGTTGAAAAG taTGTTGACGAGGACACGTCTCAGAGGGGTTGTGAAGCCACAAATTGCCCTTCGtcaagtgaagatgttgaagag ATGATGGCTGAGGGCAGCCCGAACAAGCTGGCTGCGATTTACTGGAATCTGCCAAGTCCAGTTCTGGGTCCACTTGGCAAGATTGAAAAG TTGACCACTGAGACTAACCAAAATCAGCTCACGAGTCCAAATGAGACTGATACAGTTTTCAACAGTGAAAAG TGTTGCAAACATCGCCTGGTGTGCACAACAGTCTCCTCTTTGGACAGATGCGTTCAGTGTGTGGGACCAGTATCTGCCTTCAAGTGGCTTGGCTATCGCTGCAGAG TTTGTTCCGGGGTCTGGCATAAATCCTGCCTCAGACAAATAACAACTGATTACATCCAAGACCCATCACAG CAGCAAAAGTTCCCTAGGTCTTCTGGGGATGAACTGCTTTCAGATGAAGACGACCTTCCACATTCAGAACTGAACCAAAtattggatgatgatgattacgtATCCGATATGGACTACGTACCCAACTCAGACTCacacgatgatgacgatgactaTTCAGATGCAAGCATACACTTGATGCCAAGACTGTTGAAAGCTACACAAATTCAAGAGAAAGTGGTAAAACCCGATGTTGGAACATCTGATgcctcagacacaaacatcctAGTTGTGCCCAGCACTTCAAAACATCCACCTCTTGAAGATCCCATGGAAGTCGCATCTGATTCAGGAAATTCCATCAAAGACTCATCAAGGGATCCAGAGGGTAAAGGTGAACTTCATGAACAAGACTTGCCACATCTcatttttagtaaaaaaaattactgttaCATTTGTGGTAAGCCACAAAGCAAGATCTCCCGCCATTTGagaacacacaagacacatgcTGAAGTTGTACGTGCATTTTCCCTTCCAGAAGACTCAAAAGAGCGCAAGACAATATTAGAAAAAATGAGGAATAAGGGAAATtttcaacacaacactgaaGTTTTACAAGGTGGAACAGGACCAGTCAAAGTGAAAAGGAAACCAAAAGCTAAATCACAACCAGGAAAGTTCATTCACTGTATGCACTGTCAAGGGATGTACATTCGTAAGGAGCTTTGGAGACATGTCCGCAGATGCCCCTTTAAGCCAGAAAACCAAGATTTGGATAAAGAACCTGGGAGAACTAAAGTGCTGGCTTTGGCTGCAGCTCACGAGTCTGCATTCTCTCAGCAGATCTCAAGTGGAGTGTGGAAGCTCCTTGGTGTCATGAAACAGGATGAGATTGCCTCCATTGTGCGAAATGACCTATCTATTATTCAGTTTGCCCAGTCGCTCTACAACAAACACGGACAAGACCCTACAAAACATGAGTACCTGCGACAGAAGCTGCGTGAAGTGGGGCGTTTGTTGTTATGTCTGCGCACAGATTTCTCAGTACAAAACTTAGAGGAAGCTGTTAAACCTGCTAACTTCCAGAGAGTTGTGCAAGCAGTAAAGAAAGTTGCAggttttgatgaagaaaaagccTCATACCTTACACCAAGCCTTGCGCTGAAACTGGGACATGCACTACAGAAAATCTGTGACATTGTTCATTGTAGGGCACTCATGGCAGAAGATCAAGAACTGATCAGGTCCACTGAAATATTCAAGAAGTTGCAAATGTCCAAGTGGTCTGAGTTGGTGTCTCATAGAGCCCTGAACACACTGAGTGATGCAAAATACAACAAGCCATCAACATTGCCCTTCACAGAAGATGTTCAGACCCTTCATCGCTACcttgacaaatctgcagaaagtTCATTTTGCAACTTGAAGGAGACAGCTACCACTCAGAACTATGCTCAACTTGCAAAAGTCACTCTTGCACAAATCATTGTGTTCAATCGAAGACGTGCTGGGGAGGTTTCAAAAATGCGTCTCAAAAGTTTTCAtgaaagagacaacacaaagCTCCATGACGATGTGGCCATGGGTTTGTCAAAGACTGAGAAGAGACTCTGCAACTATTTTAGCCGAATCGAAATAATGggaaaaagaggcagaaaggTTGCAGTTCTGCTCACACCAAGAATGGTTGATGCCCTGTCACTTCTTGTCAGTAACAGAGCTGAATGTGATGTTTGTGCCacaaatgtcttcctgtttgcaAGACCCAAATCAATGAGCTACTACAGAGGACAGGACTGTTTACGTGTTCATGCAAGTCAGTGTGGAGCAAAGCACCCTGAGTACCTTAGGTCAACACATCTCAGGAAACATGTTGCTACACTCTCGCAGGtccttaatttaaaaaacaatgaacttgATCAGGTTGCAGATTTCTTGGGTCACGACATCCGTGTTCACCGCGATTTCTACAGATTACCAGTTCCCACAACTCAACTGGCCAAGATTTCCAAACTGCTTTTGTCAATGGAAAAAGGAGATCTTTCCAGCATGCAGGGGAGATCACTGGATGAGATTGAAATTGAAG AAGAAATCGCGGTAAGTGATGCTGAGGCCAAGGACAGGGAAAGTGAGCCTGAGAGTGATGAAGCAGGGTGTGGAACCAGCAAACCTGTGGATGATGCAGACTCAACATTCACAGCTGCGGAAATGGTGTCAGCGGTGTCATCCACAGTAATCAAGACTGCCCCTCCATCTGAAG GAAAAGTTGACCATCGCGAAGCTGGGGCCAGAAGATTGTGTCCGAAGAGAGTGTGGATTAAGGCTGAGGTTGCTGCAGTGATGCGCTATTTCAGCAAGcaaataaaagaaggaaaactggCCACCAAAGCTGAGTGCAGTCACTGCAAGGAGGTAGAGGGGCCCGTGTTGGCAGAGAGAACTGTCCAAAATATTAGGGACTTTgtcagaaacagagggagggctGCAAAAAGGCAGcaacaaaaactgtaa